CCTGGCCGAGGGCGTGGAGAACCAGCACCTTTTTGCCATTGGGGAGCGTCAGCAAATATTCGCCGCGGCCGGGAGTGCCGTCGGGGTAGTTAAGAGGGCGCAGGAGTTTGGGCTGGCTGTTGAGGTAGGGGCGCAGGTCCTTCTGGTCCCACACATGGTCGCCACCGGTGAGGATGTCGCAACCGGCGGCGAAGAAATCGTCGCATTCCTTAGGTGTGACGCCGAAGCCGCCGCTAGCGTTGTCCACGTTCACGATGACGCAATCGAGCTTATGTTCGGCGCGGAGTTTCGGCACCCATTCCAGCACCGCTTCGCGTCCGCGGCGGCCGACGACATCCCCGGCGGTCAGTATTTTCATGCGTTACAAACCTTGCAGAACCTTTGTTTTCGCCATAATGGTTAACATAGAAATGGCTAAGAGGCATGGAGATTGTGATGGGTGCGGCACTGAAATTCAACGCAGCGGCAGATGATGGTTTTGAAGTGGCCGGACGGAAATTCTCCTCGCGTCTGCTGGTGGGCACCGGGAAATATAAGGATTTCGTGGAAACCAAGGCCGCGATCGAGGCGAGCGGCGCGGATATCGTGACCGTGGCGGTGCGCCGGGTGAACCTGACCAAGGCAGGCGAGCCGAACCTTCAGGATTATCTGGACCCGAAGCGCTACACGTTTTTGCCCAATACGGCGGGCTGCTACACGGCCGATGACGCTGTGCGCACCTTGCGTCTGGCGCGTGAGGCAGGGGACTGGAAGCTGGTGAAGCTGGAAGTGATCGGCGATCAGAAAACGCTTTACCCGGATATGGTGGAGACGCTGAAAGCAGCGGAGGTACTGGTGAAGGAGGGGTTCGATGTGATGGCCTACACCACGGACGATCCCATCATCGCCAAGAAACTGGAAGACCTGGGCTGCTGCGCCATCATGCCGCTGGCTGCACCCATCGGTTCCGGTCTTGGGATGCAGAACAAGCTGAATATCGAATTCATTCTGGAGCAGTCGAAGGTGCCGGTGCTGGTGGATGCGGGCGTAGGCGTGCCCTCGCACGCGGCAGAAGTGATGGAAATGGGCTGCGCGGGCGTGCTGATGAACACGGCCATTGCCGAGGCGGGCGACCCGATATTGATGGCAAAAGCCATGAAGCTGGCGGTGGAAGCCGGGCGCATGGGCTATTTGAGCGGGCGTATGCCGAGCCGTAAATATGCGAGTGCGAGCAGCCCGGCGGCGGGTAAGCTCTAGTTAGCGCGGCGGATGTCGGCGCCGAGTTTGCCGAGTTTTTCCTCGATGCGTTCGTAGCCGCGGTCAAGATGGTAGACGCGGTGGATGGGGGTTTCGCCTTCGGCGGCAAGCGCGGCGAGGATGAGGCTCATGGAGGCGCGGAGGTCGGTGGCCATGACGTTGGCGGCGCTGAGTTTCTCAACACCCTGGATGAGGGCGATGTTGCCGTTCAGCTTGATGTTGGCACCCATGCGGGTGAGCTCCGGCACATGCATGAAGCGGTTTTCAAAAATAGTTTCGCGGATGGTGGATACGCCATCGGCCAGGCACATGAGGGTCATGAACTGGGCCTGCATATCGGTGGCGAATTCGGGGTAGGGATGGGTGTCGACATCCACCGAGCGGATGGGGCTGTCGGCTTTGACGTGAAGCGCGTTTTCTTCCTCTTGCAACGTCATGTTGGCGGCGCGGAGTTTGTCGGCCACGCTGCCGAGCAGTTCGAGGCTGCCTCCATGGATCAGCGCCTCGCCGCCGGTGATGCCCGCAGCGACGATGAAGCTGCCGAGTTCAATGCGGTCCGGCAGGACGACATGTTCGGCCTTGTGGAGATTCTCGACGCCTTCGATGACAAGGCAATCGCTGCCGATACCGGATATTCTGGCGCCCATGGCGTTCAGGCAGTTGGCGAGATCGGTGATTTCCGGCTCCCGCGCGGCATTGCGCAGGCGGGTAGTGCCGTCGGCAAGGCTGGCAGCCATCAGGGCGTTTTCGGTAGCGCCGACGGAGACCTTGTCGAAATGGATATCCGCGCCTTTAAGGCGTTTACCGGGGCGGCGGGCGTGGATGTAGCCTTCTTTCAGTTCGATTTCCGCGCCCATGGCTTCCAGCGCCATAAGGTGAAGATCGATGGGGCGGGTGCCAATGGCGCAGCCGCCGGGGAGGGAGACAATGGCCTCGCCATGATGGGCGACCAGCGGGCCGAGCACGAGGACGGAGGCGCGCATTTTGCGTACCAGTTCGTATGGGGCTTCATGGCTGGAGATGGTGGCGGCGTTGAGCATCAGCCGGTGGCCGGTATGGCCACGAACGCCCTGACCATCCATATGAACCGATACGCCCAGATGCGCGAGCAGGCCTACTAGCGAGGCGACATCGGCCAGGTGCGGGACATGGGTGAGTGTCAGCGGTTCCTTGCTAAGGAGGCAGGCGGCCATGAGGGGGAGAGCCGCATTTTTCGCGCCGCTCAGTTCCACTTCGCCGCTGAGGCGGCGACCGCCGGTGATCAGAAGCCTGTCCATCTATGCAACCTTTTCCGCCTTTTTCTCCACGCGGGGCAGGGTGACGCCCATCTGGCCGAGGTATTTTCCCTTGCGGTCGGCATAGGAGGTTTCACACATGCTCTCGCCCTGGAGGAACAGAAACTGGCAGGCGCCCTCGTTGGCATATATTTTTGCCGGAAGCGGCGTGGTGTTGGAGAATTCCAGCGTCACGTGGCCTTCCCATTCCGGTTCCAGCGGGGTGACGTTGACGATGATGCCGCAACGGGCATAGGTGGATTTGCCGAGGCAAACCACGAGTACGTCGCGCGGGATGCGGAAATATTCCACCGTGCGGGCAAGGGCGAAGCTGTTGGGGGGGATGATGCAGACGTCCGTCTGGCGGTCGACGAAGCTTTTGTCGGAGAAATCCTTGGGGTCGACCACGGCGGAATCAACATTGGTGAAAATCTTGAACTCATCGGCCACCCGGGCATCGTAGCCGTAGGAAGACAGGCCGTAGGAAATGACCCCTTCGCGCTTCAGATTCTCCACAAATGGCTCGATCATGCCTTTTTGCTTGGCCTGTTCGCGAATCCAGTGGTCGGGCATGATGGGCATTGAGCAGAATCCTGTAGCGATGGTTAATATAGCATAACGAATGGCGGGGCAGGCACAAGTCGGGAACCGCCGAAGACCTCAATTTTGCGGCTATTTATGCGTGGGGTGCATGGCTTGGTGCGAAAGCATGCGCTACATGGATGGCAATGAAAGGGTAAAACCAGGCATCACGAGCGAGGAGTGATGCAATGAATTGCGTAAAACCCCTGATGATTGTGGCATTAAGCCTGTTGTTAGGCGCCTGTGCCGACCATTCCGCCCGGTCCATGACGCTGGCCATGGCGGATACGGATGCGCGTTATCAGCATTTGTATGCCTCTATCAGCCATCATGGATATGAGGATGAATCCTTTGACTGGGTGGACAAGCTGCCCATGCCCAAGCGGGATTAGCCCGGCCATTCATGCATTTGCTGCATAGGGCCAATGGTGGGTATGCACTACATGGATGGGTGCCGGGAAGATAGAGGTAGTTCATTCATTGAGTGAGCCCATGCGGACAGCCATTTTTAAGATTATTATTTCAGCTGGTTTAATGGCGTCGGCTTCGGCCTGCGGGACCTCCAAGCAGGCCGAGCTTTCCTTCCAGGATAAGCGGGATTATGCCGGGCTTTATGCCTCGGTGGAGAATGGCCGTTTTCAGGACGAGTCCTTTGCTTGGGTGGATTGGACGGTTCTAAAGCCGCGCTAGATTGTTCCGAGGGCGTTTTTATGCCGATGTTACGCCGCTTTCCATCAATATTACTGTAAATAAATGGCAAAGCTGCCAGCGTGGTTCTGTGAAAAAACACAGGAGCATGGCATATGCGTATATTCAGGAATATCGTGCTGTTGGGCCTGATAGGGCTGGTTACCGCCTGTTCATCCTATGCGCATCACGATATGGCGTCGGCTGAATATGAGCGTTTGTATCTTTCCTTCAGCCAGCAGAGCCAGAAAGAAAACCCCGATGGCTGGGCCAACTGGTCGGATTTATAGGCGGATCAGGCCAGCGTAACGAAATCCTTCAGGATGGTTTTGATGCCTGCCTGTTCAAAGACGATCTGAAGCCGGTCTTCCTTGAAAGCCAGAATGCGGCCGGTGCCGAAACTGGTATGCTTTACCTTGGCGCCGACATGAAAGCCATCGGCGGGTTTTGACGTTTGGCGGGGTTCGGCCGAGCGCTGGCGAACGCTGTTCAGAATATCATCCACCTGTTCTTTCAAGGTGCGGCGGGCGCTGAACTGGTCCGGCTGGTCGAGATGTTCGGATGGGAGCTCCGACAAAAAGCGCGACGGAATGCAGCTTTGCCACTGGCCATGCACGCGGCGGGTGCTGGCATGGGAAATGGCCAGGCGCTTGCGGGCGCGAGTGATGCCGACATAGGCCAGGCGGCGTTCTTCCTCCAAGCCTTTGAGGCCTTGTTCGTCCATGGCGCGCTGGTGGGGGAAGAGGCCTTCCTCCCAGCCGGGGAGGAATACCGTATCGAATTCGAGCCCTTTGGCGGTATGCATGGTCATGATCATGGCCATGGGCTCGTCGTTATTGTCGAAATCACGATCGGCTACGAGGCTGACATGTTCGAGAAACTGGGTGATGCTCTCGAACTCGTCCATGGCGCGGACCATTTCGCGTAAGTTTTCAAGGCGTCCTTCGGCTTCCTGCGTCTGCTCGGCCTGGAGCATGGACTGGTAGCCGCTTTCCTCCATCAGCATCAGCAGGGTTTGCGAGGGGCTGACATGTTGTTCGCGCCGCTCGTTCCAGCTGGCGTGCTGGCGAATGAGTTCGGCCGCGGCTTCCTTGGCCTTGCCTTTCAGGCCGCCCATTTCCTGTTGCTGGCGGAATGTATCCCACAGGCTGATGTTGGCGCTGTGGGCATGGATGACCAGTTTCTCGAGAGTGGTTTCGCCGATGCCGCGTTTGGGCACCATCATCAGGCGGCTGAGGGCAAGCTCGTCATGCGGCTGCACCAGCCAGCGCAGGTAGGCGATCATGTCGCGGATTTCCTTGCGCTCGTAAAAACGCATGCCGCCGACGACGCGGTAGGGGATGCTCATGGCGATGAAGGCTTCTTCGAACGGGCGGGTCTGAAAACCTGCGCGGACGAGGATGGCCATCTGGTCCAGCATATCGCCCTGGCGGTTGAGCGTATGGATGGATTCGCCAATGGCGCGGGCTTCCTCCCGGTCGTCGGGGAAGCTGCGGATGATGGGTTTGTCGCCGGATTCCAGCGGGGTGCGCAGCGTTTTGCCGAGGCGGTCCTTGTTATAGGAAATCAGGTGCGAGGCGACAGCCAGGATGTGGGGGGTGGAGCGGTAATTCTCCTCCAGCCGGATGACGTGGGCGCCGGGAAAATCCTTCTGAAAGCCGAGGATATTGGCAACTTCGGCTCCGCGCCAGCTGTAGATGGACTGGTCGTCGTCCCCCACGCAGCAGATGTTGCGATGGCTCATGGCTAGCAGGCGCAGCCAGAGATACTGGACGGTGTTGGTATCCTGATACTCATCCACCAGAATATAATGGAAGCGATTGGCATAGCTGGACAGCACGTCCGAATATTTGGTGAAGAGCGTCAACGGGTGAAGCAGCAGATCGCCGAAATCCACGGCATTTACCGTGAGCAGCCGCTCCTGATACGCGCGGTAGAGCGGCAGGACCATATCCCGTGTGCCATGGCCATCCTGCTCCACTTTATCGGGGGTCAGGCCTTTGTCTTTCCATGACTGGATGACATTGAGCACCATGGTGGGCGGGGTGCGCTTGGGGTCGATGTTGCGCTCGCTGAGGAGCTGTTTGATCAGCCGGAGCTGGTCATCGGTGTCGAGGATGGTGAAATCCCGCGAGAGGCCGAGGCGGTCGGCATGGGAACGAAGAATTCTTGCACCGAGGCTATGGAAGGTGCCGAGCCACATGCCCGCCGCGCCGCCGGGGATGCCGTGGAGCATCTGCTCCACCCGTTCTTTCATTTCGCGCGCGGCCTTGTTGGTGAAGGTGACGGCGAGAATCTGATGCGGGGAAGCCATGCCCTGACGGATAATGTGCGCAATGCGGCTGGTGAGCACGCGTGTTTTACCGGTGCCCGCGCCGGCCAGAACAAGCAATGGCCCTTCCGTGGTCAAGACCGCTTCGCGCTGAGCCTCGTTCAGCTTGGCCAGGTAGGGGGTGGATGCTGAATCGGCGGCGGAGGGCATGGCGCTTGAAAGCGTCACGACCAGAGGCCCGCGGTGCGCCAGGGCCAGGCCACCAAGCTGGAAGGGCGCTGATCGTCGCCGGTTTCCGAGAGGGCGTCCAGGGTTACGAGGGTTTCTTCATCCTCTGCGTAAACGAGATCGGCGGCTTCCCAGTAGCGGCCGGCCTGTTCAGCCGCCCGGATGCGGGGTTCCGCCGCAGGAGCCGGTACGTAGGCCATGGGGTTGTGAGTAGAGGCCGCAGGAGCTGTTGATGGGGCTGCCTGAGCGACGGGTGTCTGAGCGACGGGGGGCTGAACAGGGGCCTGCGGCATGGGGCGCGGGGCGGCCTGTGCCATTGAGCGGGACGGCGCCATGGCCTTCTGCTGGGTGGCGGGACGTGCCTGCACCGGCGGAATATAGGCCGGGGTGGGGCGGGTGTCCTGAAGAACGGGTTTGGGCTGGGCGGCGGCTTCCGGCGGCATGGTTTCCGGCGGAACATACACCATCTGGCCGTTCTTCGCGGGCGGGCCGAATTTGGCTTCCGGTTTGGGTGCGCTGGTGGTGGCAATGGGGCTTGCCACCGTGTTGGAGCTTGCCTGATCGGATTTGGGCAGGGCGAAAGGATCGCTGGCGGCGCTTTGGGGCACGGGAGCCGTCAGACGGACAATGTCGGTCGTTTTTTTCTGGTTGCCGAGCGTGCGCTCGGTTTTGCTGGTGGTGGTCAGCGTGGCGGATTCGGACCTGGTTTCCGCCGGTTGGGACAGGGCAAAATCAAACAGGCTGGTAGCGGTGGAGGTTACCGTCACGTTAGAGGCTTTGGGTGCCGGGCGCTCGTGAATGATTTCCGGGTTCGGCGATTTCGCCATGGTTTGAACGGGCGCGATAGCCTGTGCAATGGGCTCTGGCGCCACCGGTGCGGGCGGCAGGGTGAGGGCAGGCTGCGGCGCGGCCGGAGTGGGGCGTTGTGGCATGGGAGCGCTGCCGTTGAGGCGCGGCGTCGGGCGTTCCATGGCGGGGGGAATTTTCTGGTTGGGCTGCCAGCGGTTGCCAAGCCAGCCGCCATTGGCAAACGGTTGGGGCGCTGTGGCTGTTTTGGCGGCTTCCACCATGGTTTGGGCCGCCGGGTTGCGTACGGGCTGC
This sequence is a window from bacterium. Protein-coding genes within it:
- the murA gene encoding UDP-N-acetylglucosamine 1-carboxyvinyltransferase, whose protein sequence is MDRLLITGGRRLSGEVELSGAKNAALPLMAACLLSKEPLTLTHVPHLADVASLVGLLAHLGVSVHMDGQGVRGHTGHRLMLNAATISSHEAPYELVRKMRASVLVLGPLVAHHGEAIVSLPGGCAIGTRPIDLHLMALEAMGAEIELKEGYIHARRPGKRLKGADIHFDKVSVGATENALMAASLADGTTRLRNAAREPEITDLANCLNAMGARISGIGSDCLVIEGVENLHKAEHVVLPDRIELGSFIVAAGITGGEALIHGGSLELLGSVADKLRAANMTLQEEENALHVKADSPIRSVDVDTHPYPEFATDMQAQFMTLMCLADGVSTIRETIFENRFMHVPELTRMGANIKLNGNIALIQGVEKLSAANVMATDLRASMSLILAALAAEGETPIHRVYHLDRGYERIEEKLGKLGADIRRAN
- a CDS encoding AAA family ATPase — protein: MPSAADSASTPYLAKLNEAQREAVLTTEGPLLVLAGAGTGKTRVLTSRIAHIIRQGMASPHQILAVTFTNKAAREMKERVEQMLHGIPGGAAGMWLGTFHSLGARILRSHADRLGLSRDFTILDTDDQLRLIKQLLSERNIDPKRTPPTMVLNVIQSWKDKGLTPDKVEQDGHGTRDMVLPLYRAYQERLLTVNAVDFGDLLLHPLTLFTKYSDVLSSYANRFHYILVDEYQDTNTVQYLWLRLLAMSHRNICCVGDDDQSIYSWRGAEVANILGFQKDFPGAHVIRLEENYRSTPHILAVASHLISYNKDRLGKTLRTPLESGDKPIIRSFPDDREEARAIGESIHTLNRQGDMLDQMAILVRAGFQTRPFEEAFIAMSIPYRVVGGMRFYERKEIRDMIAYLRWLVQPHDELALSRLMMVPKRGIGETTLEKLVIHAHSANISLWDTFRQQQEMGGLKGKAKEAAAELIRQHASWNERREQHVSPSQTLLMLMEESGYQSMLQAEQTQEAEGRLENLREMVRAMDEFESITQFLEHVSLVADRDFDNNDEPMAMIMTMHTAKGLEFDTVFLPGWEEGLFPHQRAMDEQGLKGLEEERRLAYVGITRARKRLAISHASTRRVHGQWQSCIPSRFLSELPSEHLDQPDQFSARRTLKEQVDDILNSVRQRSAEPRQTSKPADGFHVGAKVKHTSFGTGRILAFKEDRLQIVFEQAGIKTILKDFVTLA
- a CDS encoding thiazole synthase gives rise to the protein MGAALKFNAAADDGFEVAGRKFSSRLLVGTGKYKDFVETKAAIEASGADIVTVAVRRVNLTKAGEPNLQDYLDPKRYTFLPNTAGCYTADDAVRTLRLAREAGDWKLVKLEVIGDQKTLYPDMVETLKAAEVLVKEGFDVMAYTTDDPIIAKKLEDLGCCAIMPLAAPIGSGLGMQNKLNIEFILEQSKVPVLVDAGVGVPSHAAEVMEMGCAGVLMNTAIAEAGDPILMAKAMKLAVEAGRMGYLSGRMPSRKYASASSPAAGKL
- a CDS encoding dCTP deaminase, producing MPIMPDHWIREQAKQKGMIEPFVENLKREGVISYGLSSYGYDARVADEFKIFTNVDSAVVDPKDFSDKSFVDRQTDVCIIPPNSFALARTVEYFRIPRDVLVVCLGKSTYARCGIIVNVTPLEPEWEGHVTLEFSNTTPLPAKIYANEGACQFLFLQGESMCETSYADRKGKYLGQMGVTLPRVEKKAEKVA